The following proteins are co-located in the Hypomesus transpacificus isolate Combined female chromosome 23, fHypTra1, whole genome shotgun sequence genome:
- the LOC124485496 gene encoding toll-like receptor 13, with product MLAVLLHNLAGHYLLPLYHITLGWLSEAMRSNSRRRYHYDAFVSYSGKDERWVVEELLPNLEQRGPPFLRLCLHSRDFQLGKDIVENITESLNRSRHTLCLVSRHYLHSNWCSLEMRLATCRLQAEHRDVLILVFLEKISPRRLSVHHRLARLVKTRTYLDWPQEPGQQEAFWDKLWIKLKPPSQD from the coding sequence ATGCTGGCGGTGCTGCTTCACAACCTGGCTGGTCactacctcctccccctctaccaCATCACCCTGGGCTGGCTGTCTGAGGCCATGCGCTCCAACAGCAGACGGCGCTACCACTATGACGCCTTCGTGTCCTACAGCGGAAAGGACGAGCgctgggtggtggaggagctgctgcCCAACCTGGAGCAGAGAGGACCTCCTTTCCTGCGCCTCTGTCTGCACAGCAGGGACTTCCAGCTGGGGAAGGACATTGTGGAGAACATCACCGAGAGCCTCAACCGGAGCCGTCACACCCTCTGCCTGGTCAGCCGCCACTACCTCCACAGCAACTGGTGCTCCCTGGAGATGAGGCTGGCCACCTGCCGTCTGCAGGCCGAGCACAGGGACGTGCTCATCCTGGTCTTCCTGGAGAAGATCTCCCCTCGACGGCTGTCCGTCCATCACAGGCTGGCACGGCTGGTAAAGACTAGGACCTATCTAGACTGGCCCCAGGAACCAGGTCAGCAAGAGGCCTTCTGGGACAAACTATGGATTAAACTGAAACCTCCAAGCCAAGACTGA
- the LOC124485484 gene encoding toll-like receptor 13: protein MLAVLLHNLAGHYLLPLYHITLGWLSEAMRSNSRRRYHYDAFVSYSGKDERWVVEELLPNLEQRGPPFLRLCLHSRDFQLGKDIVENITESLYRSRHTLCLVSRHYLHSNWCSLEMRLATCRLQAEHRDVLILVFLEKISLRRLSVHHRLARLVKTRTYLDWPQEPGQQEAFWVKLWTKLKPPTQD from the coding sequence ATGCTGGCGGTGCTGCTCCACAACCTGGCTGGTCactacctcctccccctctaccaCATCACCCTGGGCTGGCTGTCTGAGGCCATGCGCTCCAACAGCAGACGGCGCTACCACTATGATGCGTTCGTGTCCTACAGCGGAAAGGACGAGCgctgggtggtggaggagctgctgcCCAACCTGGAGCAGAGAGGACCTCCTTTCCTGCGCCTCTGTCTGCACAGCAGGGACTTCCAGCTGGGGAAGGACATCGTGGAGAACATCACAGAGAGCCTCTACCGGAGCCGTCACACCCTCTGCCTGGTCAGCCGCCACTACCTCCACAGCAACTGGTGCTCCCTGGAGATGAGGCTGGCCACCTGCCGTCTGCAGGCCGAGCACAGGGACGTGCTCATCCTGGTCTTCCTGGAGAAGATCTCCCTTCGCCGGCTGTCCGTCCATCACAGGCTGGCACGGCTGGTAAAGACTAGGACCTATCTAGACTGGCCCCAGGAACCAGGTCAGCAAGAGGCCTTCTGGGTCAAACTGTGGACTAAACTGAAACCTCCAACCCAAGACTGA
- the poglut2 gene encoding protein O-glucosyltransferase 2 — translation MLSKLSWFVLCWLGLLILPPGYCAGSLPSAANTLVWGPGLEANVVLPARFFFIQAVDSNGRNLTSSPGEGTFKVKIVCPTEQFSRIWIQVLDRRDGSFLVRYRMYASYTDLHIDVLLEDKHVAKSPFTVKGPVYHDGCDCPQPSGAEWQRDMHCPSSFPQIESDLALYPRVDPDRNAQEIPQRFGQRQSLCHYTIKDNKVYIKTLGEHVGFRIFIDAFLLSLTRKVRVPDVEFFVNLGDWPLEKRSPSDKLHPIFSWCGSNDTRDIVMPTYDLTESVLETMGRVSLDMMSVQANTGPPWSEKNASAFWRGRDSRKERLELVKLARAHPNMVDAAFTNFFFFKHDESLYGPLVKHVSFFDFFKYKYQINIDGTVAAYRLPYLLAGDSVVLKQDSGYYEHFYSQLRPWEHYIPVRADLGDLLDKITWARQHDQEAKKIAEAGQQFARSHLLGDSIFCYYYKLFQEYAKLQVREPRVREGMESVPQPSEDLFPCSCHRTPPKDEL, via the exons ATGTTGTCTAAACTGTCGTGGTTTGTGCTGTGCTGGCTTGGACTCTTAATTCTGCCTCCTGGATATTGCGCCGGTTCGTTGCCGAGTGCTGCAAACACTTTGGTATGGGGCCCTGGACTGGAAGCAAATGTTGTTCTTCCTGCACGATTTTTCTTCATACAAGCAGTGGACAGCAATGGGAGAAA TCTGACGTCTTCCCCAGGCGAGGGCACCTTCAAGGTGAAGATCGTGTGTCCCACAGAACAGTTCTCCAGGATCTGGATCCAGGTTCTGGATCGCAGAGACGGCTCTTTCCTCGTACGCTACAGGATGTACGCCAGCTACACAGACCTGCATATTGACGTTCTGCTCGAAGACAAGCATGTCGCCAAGTCTCCGTTCACTGTGAAAG GCCCCGTGTACCACGATGGCTGTGACTGTCCCCAGCCCAGTGGGGCAGAGTGGCAGCGGGACATGCactgcccctcctccttcccccagaTAGAGAGCGACCTGGCCCTCTACCCCAGGGTGGACCCGGACCGCAACGCCCAGGAGATTCCCCAGCGCTTCGGCCAGAGACAGAGCCTGTGTCACTACACCATCAAAGACAACAAG GTCTACATTAAGACTCTAGGAGAACATGTGGGGTTCCGGATCTTCATCGAcgcctttctcctttctctgacCAGGAAG GTGCGTGTTCCTGACGTGGAGTTCTTTGTGAACCTGGGCGACTGGCCCCTGGAGAAGAGGAGTCCCTCAGACAAGCTGCACCCCATCTTCTCCTGGTGCGGCTCCAACGACACCAGAGACATCGTCATGCCAACCTACGACCTCACCGAGTCGGTCTTGGAGACCATGGGAAG GGTGAGCCTGGACATGATGTCTGTTCAGGCCAACACGGGCCCCCCATGGAGCGAGAAGAATGCCTCTGCcttctggagggggagggacagccGTAAGGAGCGCCTGGAGCTGGTGAAGCTGGCCAGGGCGCACCCCAACATGGTGGACGCTGCCTTCAccaacttcttcttcttcaagcACGACGAGAGCCTCTACGGGCCGCTGGTCAAGCACGTGTCCTTCTTCGACTTCTTCAAG TACAAGTACCAGATTAACATCGACGGCACGGTGGCTGCGTACAGGCTGCCCTACCTGCTGGCAGGGGACAGCGTGGTCCTGAAGCAGGACTCAGGATACTACGAGCACTTCTACAGCCAGCTGCGGCCGTGGGAGCACTACATCCCCGTCAGAGCCGACCTGGGAGACCTGCTGGACAAGATCACCTGGGCCCGCCAGCACGaccaggag gcAAAGAAAATTGCAGAAGCTGGTCAGCAGTTTGCCCGCTCACATCTCCTGGGAGACAGCATATTTTGTTACTACTACAAGCTTTTCCAG GAGTATGCCAAGCTGCAGGTGAGGGAGCCCAGGGTTCGAGAGGGCATGGAGAGCGTTCCCCAGCCCTCGGAGGACCTCTTCCCCTGCTCCTGCCACAGAACACCG CCTAAAGATGAACTTTGA